Proteins from a genomic interval of Spea bombifrons isolate aSpeBom1 chromosome 4, aSpeBom1.2.pri, whole genome shotgun sequence:
- the LOC128490085 gene encoding synaptic vesicle glycoprotein 2B-like — translation MENHVLLESHLCLDCQFWYTCIEIIKYDLLPVQCNNEHCILQRNGTPRNILSFVYIPAGLIVYLGMMLGAFVWGGLADKLGRKKCLVISLIINAAFSSISSFVQGYGLFLFCRLISGFGIGGSLPIVFAYFSEFLAREKRGEHLSWLCMFWMIGGIYASAMAWSIIPHYGWGFSMGTNYHFHSWRVFVIICVLPCTASIIAMKFMPESPRFLLEMGKHDEAWMILKKIHDTNMRAKGEPEKVFTVSHIKTPKQMDEFIEIQSSTGTWFQRWFVRIMTLVKQVWENMLFCFTGQFRRNTVFLAVVWFTMSLSYYGLTVWFPDTIRYLQDEAYASKVKIFHGEKVNNFEFNFTLENQIHKDGTYENDKFVKMKLKYVTFEDSTFNECYFEDVTSSGTYFKNCVIESTVFYNTDLYKDKFIDCTFINSSFYSEKKGCHIDFEEDNDFLIYLVSFLGSLSVLPGNIISALLMDKIGRIRMIAGSMLISAVCCFFLFFGNSESAMIGWQCLFCGTSIAAWNALDVITVELYPTNKRATAFGILNGLCKLAAIFGNSIFASFVGITKVVPILLASTALVGGGLLSLRLPETRELVLM, via the exons ATGGAAAATCATGTACTTCTGGAATCTCATTTGTGTCTTGATTGTCAGTTCTGGTATACatgtatagaaataataaaatatgatcttCTCCCTGTGCAATGTAACAATGAGCATTGTATTCTTCAAAGGAACGGCACACCACGTAACATCCTTTCATTTGTCTACATACCGGCAGGTTTAATAGTGTACCTTGGGATGATGCTTGGAGCATTTGTGTGGGGTGGTCTGGCAGATAAACtcggaagaaaaaaatgtcttgtCATCTCACTCATCATCAATGCAGCCTTTTCATCCATCTCCTCCTTTGTGCAAGGTTATGGACTGTTTCTCTTCTGCCGCCTTATATCTGGGTTTGG CATTGGGGGGTCCCTTCCCATCGTGTTTGCCTATTTCTCAGAATTTTTAGCTCGCGAGAAAAGGGGGGAACACTTGAGTTGGCTCTGTATGTTTTGGATGATTGGAGGAATCTATGCATCAGCAATGGCTTGGAGCATCATCCCACACTATG gaTGGGGCTTCAGTATGGGGACAAACTACCATTTCCACAGCTGGAGAGTGTTTGTCATTATTTGTGTCCTTCCGTGTACAGCTTCTATCATTGCAATGAAGTTTATGCCAGAAAGTCCACGCTTCCTACTTGAG ATGGGTAAGCATGATGAAGCTTGGATGATACTCAAGAAGATTCATGATACCAACATGCGGGCAAAAGGAGAACCAGAAAAAGTCTTCACA GTTTCCCATATCAAGACACCAAAACAAATGGATGAATTTATAGAAATTCAGAGTTCCACTGGAACATGGTTTCAGCGTTGGTTTGTCAGGATCATGACTCTCGTTAAGCAG gtATGGGAGAACATGTTGTTTTGTTTCACTGGACAGTTTCGGAGGAACACTGTATTTTTGGCTGTGGTTTGGTTTACAATGTCATTAAG TTACTATGGTCTTACTGTGTGGTTCCCCGACACAATCCGTTACCTACAAGACGAGGCCTATGCAAGCAAGGTGAAGATATTTCACGGTGAAAAAGTAAATAACTTTGAATTTAACTTCACTCTGGAGAATCAAATACACAAGGATGGAACTTATGAAAATGACAA gtTTGTCAAGATGAAACTTAAATACGTCACATTTGAAGACTCAACCTTTAATGAATGCTATTTTGAAGACGTGACTTCCAGTGGCACTTACTTTAAAAACTGTGTCATAGAGTCTACTGTTTTTTATAACACAG ATCTCTACAAGGACAAGTTTATTGACTGCACATTTATAAACAGCTCCTTCTATAGTGAGAAAAAGGGATGCCACATCGACTTTGAAGAAGATAACGATTTCCTAATTTACCTGGTCAGTTTTCTTGGTAGTTTATCGGTGTTACCTGGTAATATCATCTCAGCTCTTCTTATGGATAAAATTGGAAGGATACGAATGATTG CTGGGTCCATGCTGATATCGGCGGTTTGCTGCTTCTTCCTGTTTTTTGGTAACAGCGAGTCAGCAATGATTGGCTGGCAGTGCCTCTTTTGTGGTACCAGTATTGCTGCATGGAATGCCTTGGATGTAATCACTGTTGAGCTGTACCCTACAAATAAAAG AGCAACTGCCTTTGGAATCTTGAATGGTCTCTGCAAGTTAGCTGCTATCTTTGGAAACTCAATTTTTGCTTCATTTGTTGGGATCACAAAGGTGGTCCCTATTCTTCTTGCATCCACTGCTCTTGTAGGAGGAGGCCTTTTATCCCTTCGTCTGCCTGAGACTCGAGAACTGGTCCTCATGTGA